CGCATTCAGGTGGAATCAAGGCTCGGCATCGGCACCACCTTTACCTTGATCTTTCCGAAACGGAATGATTTCGTGAGCGTTACCGGCATGTGACAACAATGTCACATGCTTTTGCACTTTGTTCGGCGAATCGAAGGAAAAGGCGCTGCGACTCCTTTATGATAAGGACAGATAACGAAGGAGTGAGTGAAATTGGCAATTCTTGAAGCAAACCAAATTCATAAAAGCTACGGCAACAAATTCAATAAACAGGAAGTGCTGAAGGGTATCGATATCCGCGTGGATAAAGGCGAGTTCGTCAGCATCATGGGCGCGTCGGGTTCAGGTAAAACCACGCTGCTGAACGTGCTCTCCTCGATCGATAAAGTGAGCCTCGGCAGCATCAAGATCGAGGGTAAGGAGTTTACGGGCCTGAAGGAGAAGGAGCTGGCGGAGTTCCGGAAGCACCATCTGGGTTTTATTTTTCAGGAGTACAACCTGCTGGATACATTAACCGTCAAGGAAAACGTGCTGCTGCCGCTCTCCATTAAGAAAGTCTCGAAAAAAGAAGCGGATCAGAAATTCCAGCGCATCGCGACCGAGCTTGGCATCTACGAACTCAAGGATAAATATCCGAACCAAATCTCCGGGGGACAGAAGCAGCGAACCTCCGCGGCTCGCGCATTTATCCATGATCCCAGCATTATTTTTGCCGATGAGCCGACGGGCGCGCTGGACTCGAAGTCCGCTTCCGATCTGTTGAACAAGCTAAGCGAATTAAATCAGAAGATCGATTCCACGATCATCATGGTTACCCATGATCCCGTGGCCGCCAGCTATTGCACCCGGGTCGTCTTCATTAAGGATGGACAGATCTATACCCAGCTGAACAAGGGTGAGCAGTCCCGGCAGGCCTTCTTCAATGACATCATCAAAACTCAGGGCGTGCTAGGCGGTGTTCAGAATGAACATTAATTATCTGATCTACCGGAATTTGAAGAAGAATATCAAGAATTATTATCTGTATGTATTTGCGCTCATCTTCAGCGTGGGTCTGTACTTCGCGTTTGTCACGCTGCAATATGATCCGGCGATGGATGAAGCGAAAGGCTCTGTGAAGGGAGCGGCAGCGCTTGGTGCTGCCTCCGTGCTGCTCGTGGCAATCGTAGCGATATTCCTGCTGTATGCCAACACGATTTTCATTAAACGGCGCAGTAAAGAGATCGGGCTGTTTCAGCTCATCGGATTGACCAAAGGCAAGATATTCCGGATCCTAAGCGCAGAGAACCTGATCCTGTATTTCGGCTCCATGGTCATTGGTATTTTTGCCGGCTTCGCGGCTTCGCGCTTAATCCTGAT
This Paenibacillus sp. JZ16 DNA region includes the following protein-coding sequences:
- a CDS encoding ABC transporter ATP-binding protein, encoding MAILEANQIHKSYGNKFNKQEVLKGIDIRVDKGEFVSIMGASGSGKTTLLNVLSSIDKVSLGSIKIEGKEFTGLKEKELAEFRKHHLGFIFQEYNLLDTLTVKENVLLPLSIKKVSKKEADQKFQRIATELGIYELKDKYPNQISGGQKQRTSAARAFIHDPSIIFADEPTGALDSKSASDLLNKLSELNQKIDSTIIMVTHDPVAASYCTRVVFIKDGQIYTQLNKGEQSRQAFFNDIIKTQGVLGGVQNEH